In a single window of the Helicobacter felis ATCC 49179 genome:
- the fliW gene encoding flagellar assembly protein FliW produces the protein MHYQLKAPILGFENMMEVELTKIDELFSKVSSLDGAISLVLANPYKLREYSFSIPKYIELLLELDGSSEVEVYCVVVVQKNLEDSMVNFLAPLIFNPNNGYAAQIPLSIMDYPDFGFRETIKSFVPPFQATLQQASC, from the coding sequence ATGCATTACCAACTCAAAGCTCCCATTCTTGGATTTGAAAATATGATGGAAGTAGAGCTCACCAAAATTGACGAACTCTTTAGTAAAGTAAGTAGCTTAGATGGTGCTATTAGTCTAGTCTTGGCCAACCCCTATAAACTTAGAGAATACAGCTTTAGTATTCCTAAATACATCGAATTGCTCCTAGAATTGGATGGAAGTTCTGAGGTAGAAGTTTATTGCGTGGTGGTTGTGCAAAAGAACTTAGAAGATTCTATGGTGAATTTCCTCGCACCTTTGATCTTTAACCCCAATAATGGCTATGCGGCACAAATCCCCCTATCCATCATGGATTATCCGGATTTTGGCTTTAGAGAAACCATTAAATCTTTTGTCCCTCCATTTCAGGCAACCTTGCAACAAGCAAGTTGTTAG
- a CDS encoding DsbA family protein — protein MRKIICAMCVCVGLLSAEGVGDNVVNLIQQQVKKEVRVLEVLPLNSDKNFQVVVVEDPETKYHIPLLANKDGSVVLGLGNVFFSKDNQDIALLNGVYHKTSLHNFKQGNGAKLNALFSGLPKSYVIDLVSKNKKAKNIYIVSDPRCPHCQEELRHVRERLKDANVHMVVVGLLGQKSTLKAADILTQIKQARNTETKIALLEKIYATNYEPGEVSDDKIQEVEKITKQILETGIESVPFIYEYQ, from the coding sequence ATGCGTAAGATTATTTGTGCCATGTGTGTTTGTGTGGGTTTGCTGAGTGCTGAAGGGGTGGGTGATAATGTGGTCAATCTGATTCAGCAACAAGTAAAAAAAGAGGTGCGTGTTTTGGAAGTATTACCCCTAAATTCTGATAAAAATTTTCAAGTGGTGGTTGTTGAAGATCCAGAGACAAAATATCATATTCCCCTATTGGCCAATAAAGATGGGAGTGTGGTGTTAGGGCTAGGAAATGTATTTTTTAGCAAGGATAATCAAGATATTGCGCTTTTAAATGGCGTTTACCACAAAACCAGTTTGCATAACTTCAAACAGGGCAATGGGGCTAAACTTAATGCGTTATTTAGCGGTTTGCCTAAAAGCTATGTCATCGATTTGGTCTCCAAAAACAAGAAAGCTAAAAATATTTACATTGTTTCTGATCCTAGATGTCCGCATTGTCAGGAGGAGTTAAGGCATGTCCGTGAACGGCTTAAGGACGCTAATGTGCACATGGTTGTTGTGGGTCTTTTGGGACAAAAATCTACTCTTAAAGCAGCAGACATATTGACACAAATCAAACAGGCGCGCAACACAGAAACTAAGATTGCTTTACTGGAAAAAATTTACGCTACCAATTACGAGCCCGGGGAGGTGTCTGATGATAAAATTCAAGAGGTCGAAAAAATTACCAAGCAGATTTTAGAAACGGGGATTGAGAGCGTGCCTTTTATTTATGAATATCAATAA
- a CDS encoding DUF1104 domain-containing protein yields the protein MKFFSVAVMAGLFCSLGAQDIGLNVFPEYHAKPDQEMLDMAGKVEANKVINYLSEMKNRYNKMTPKHQADFQKHFQDVLAKNIAKLSPAQRQKRLDAIKKALLVRIDNVNNLKQEVEAEYAYLNHWKATLQSKTFYEDLQKNGFTPSGATQPSKKAKH from the coding sequence ATGAAGTTTTTTAGTGTGGCTGTGATGGCGGGACTCTTTTGTAGTTTGGGGGCACAAGATATTGGGTTAAATGTTTTTCCTGAATACCACGCCAAACCAGATCAAGAAATGTTAGACATGGCAGGCAAAGTAGAGGCAAATAAAGTGATCAATTATCTTAGTGAGATGAAGAATCGCTACAATAAGATGACCCCTAAACATCAGGCAGATTTTCAAAAGCATTTTCAGGATGTCTTGGCTAAAAATATCGCCAAACTTAGCCCTGCTCAACGCCAAAAACGCCTAGATGCGATCAAAAAAGCCCTTTTGGTCAGGATAGACAATGTCAATAATCTTAAACAAGAAGTGGAAGCAGAGTATGCCTATTTAAACCATTGGAAAGCCACTTTACAATCTAAGACTTTTTACGAAGATTTGCAAAAAAATGGTTTTACACCTAGTGGTGCTACACAACCTTCTAAAAAAGCGAAACACTAA
- a CDS encoding methyl-accepting chemotaxis protein, which yields MNLGVKIIGAVLFSLSIVGVVIIAIADHKQYRLIHSVITSEKEGDMRHRESTLKYDTHLIEQAIAIYYKNFPKAEARKMALKYFSDINNDKGMIYMVVVDMQGTVLFDPVNPNTVGKSGLNVASVDGVYYVRGYIEQARKGGGYTHYQMPKFAGGSPEPKVAYSHYDPVSDMVIVSTSYFSDILNATERTRKEIKQQASKNLHDLIYYIACIVVFFIITTSLLVYYTIIRRLHILVRMMYNFNQGERDLTQRIRINGSDEIARVGQGVNHFVEHMQRFFNDIKDTSKNGKEIASTLRQVIVDVLGEMGKRTAMINQIKDKINEINGFLSTSLDQAQESQKSLVDVQGSIKISNSAISTLFSQITEASRTEEELASKVEQLSKNADSVKSILHIINDIADQTNLLALNAAIEAARAGEHGRGFAVVADEVRNLAGRTQKSLSEINSTIGLIVQEINDVSTQMNFNSKKIEELNNVGLEMQDKFKDMNSNLEFVVQQVNTSIGNFVGTKQDIESMKPQFDGIDAINVSNASEAAKILKATDHLREITEVLDQNINQFNS from the coding sequence ATGAATCTTGGCGTTAAAATTATAGGGGCGGTTCTCTTCTCTCTTTCCATCGTAGGTGTCGTGATTATTGCCATAGCCGATCATAAGCAATACCGCCTGATTCATTCTGTTATTACTAGCGAAAAGGAGGGAGATATGCGGCATAGGGAAAGCACTTTAAAATACGATACTCACCTTATTGAGCAGGCAATCGCTATCTATTATAAGAATTTCCCTAAAGCAGAAGCTAGAAAGATGGCTTTAAAGTATTTTAGCGACATCAATAATGACAAAGGCATGATTTACATGGTTGTGGTGGATATGCAGGGCACCGTGCTTTTTGATCCTGTTAATCCCAATACTGTGGGTAAAAGTGGTTTGAATGTTGCAAGTGTGGATGGTGTTTATTATGTGCGGGGCTACATTGAACAAGCGCGCAAAGGTGGGGGTTACACCCACTATCAAATGCCCAAATTTGCAGGAGGTAGTCCCGAACCCAAAGTCGCTTATAGCCATTACGATCCTGTAAGCGACATGGTGATTGTCTCTACTTCTTACTTTAGCGATATTTTGAACGCTACTGAGCGCACACGCAAGGAAATCAAACAACAAGCTTCTAAAAATCTCCATGATTTGATTTACTATATTGCATGCATCGTAGTTTTTTTCATTATCACAACCTCCCTGCTCGTTTACTACACCATTATCAGACGCTTGCATATATTGGTGCGCATGATGTACAACTTTAATCAGGGAGAGCGCGACCTCACCCAACGCATCCGCATAAATGGTAGTGATGAGATTGCAAGAGTGGGGCAGGGCGTGAATCACTTTGTAGAACACATGCAGAGATTCTTTAATGACATCAAAGACACAAGCAAGAATGGCAAAGAGATAGCAAGCACACTTAGACAAGTCATTGTGGATGTTTTAGGAGAGATGGGCAAGCGCACGGCTATGATCAACCAAATTAAGGATAAAATAAATGAAATCAATGGCTTTTTAAGCACATCTTTAGACCAAGCCCAAGAGAGTCAAAAAAGCCTTGTGGATGTGCAGGGTTCTATTAAAATTTCTAACAGCGCAATCTCTACTCTCTTTAGCCAAATCACTGAAGCCTCACGCACAGAGGAGGAACTGGCCAGCAAGGTGGAGCAACTGAGCAAAAACGCAGATAGTGTCAAAAGCATTTTGCATATTATCAATGACATCGCCGATCAAACCAATTTGCTCGCGCTCAATGCTGCTATTGAGGCGGCGCGGGCGGGCGAACATGGCAGAGGTTTTGCAGTGGTGGCCGATGAGGTGCGTAATTTAGCCGGACGCACCCAAAAAAGCCTCTCAGAGATTAATTCTACCATTGGTCTTATTGTCCAAGAAATTAATGATGTTTCAACTCAAATGAATTTTAACTCCAAAAAGATTGAGGAGCTTAACAATGTAGGACTAGAAATGCAGGATAAATTCAAGGATATGAATTCAAATCTTGAGTTTGTAGTCCAGCAAGTCAATACCTCCATCGGGAATTTTGTAGGGACCAAGCAAGATATAGAGAGCATGAAACCCCAATTTGATGGCATTGATGCTATCAATGTAAGCAACGCTAGCGAAGCGGCTAAAATTCTCAAGGCGACCGATCATTTGCGCGAAATCACAGAGGTGCTAGATCAAAATATTAACCAATTTAATTCTTAA
- the ruvC gene encoding crossover junction endodeoxyribonuclease RuvC, with translation MILGIDPGSRKCGYGIVDVHSKLIGAGFIHIQNAPLQTQILEMVEGFNQILNAYPITEVAMEDIFYAHNPKSVLKLAQFRGALSLKILQSVGKFSEYTPLQVKRAISGHGKASKEQVAFMVGKILGLKNAIKPLDITDALAVALTHAQQRHAIAMPHQCSHALNR, from the coding sequence ATGATTTTAGGTATCGATCCAGGAAGTCGTAAATGTGGCTATGGGATCGTAGATGTGCATAGTAAGTTAATTGGTGCGGGCTTTATCCACATCCAAAATGCCCCCCTGCAAACCCAAATTTTAGAAATGGTAGAAGGTTTCAATCAGATTTTAAACGCCTATCCCATTACAGAGGTTGCTATGGAGGATATTTTCTACGCTCACAATCCTAAAAGCGTGCTCAAACTTGCTCAATTCAGGGGGGCTTTAAGTTTAAAAATCCTGCAAAGCGTGGGCAAGTTTAGTGAATACACACCTTTGCAAGTCAAACGCGCCATCAGTGGGCATGGTAAGGCGAGCAAGGAACAGGTCGCTTTTATGGTCGGAAAAATCCTAGGACTTAAAAATGCGATCAAGCCTTTAGACATCACTGACGCTCTAGCGGTCGCGCTCACACATGCCCAGCAACGCCACGCTATTGCCATGCCCCATCAATGCTCACACGCGCTAAATCGCTAG
- a CDS encoding TonB-dependent receptor plug domain-containing protein, giving the protein MTKISASLMAIIMCLSPLVALDQGIKKQASKPPKTHQKFEYNNTETIKHKELQQRQSNEPSDLFKTDASINVSSSSQTQLRGLSSDLARVSIDGAWQ; this is encoded by the coding sequence ATGACTAAAATTTCTGCAAGTTTAATGGCGATAATCATGTGTCTGAGTCCCTTGGTTGCGCTTGATCAGGGCATAAAAAAGCAAGCTAGCAAACCTCCAAAAACACATCAAAAATTTGAATACAATAACACAGAGACCATCAAGCACAAAGAGTTACAGCAACGACAAAGCAACGAACCTAGCGATCTCTTTAAAACTGATGCGAGTATTAATGTCTCGTCCAGTTCTCAGACACAATTACGCGGGCTTTCTAGCGATTTAGCGCGTGTGAGCATTGATGGGGCATGGCAATAG
- a CDS encoding dihydroneopterin aldolase yields the protein MVLVIQDYKLDAIIGTQQSEQTNTQPLIINLEISYSYKDINQYLDYMDILEVVQNKFSTTSYTLLEEALEEISAWLKQCFPSITKISMEIKKPQACQRALVGVRMCKNFERSEHD from the coding sequence GTGGTTTTAGTGATTCAAGACTATAAACTAGATGCCATCATTGGCACACAACAAAGCGAACAGACAAACACTCAACCTTTAATCATCAACCTAGAAATTAGTTATTCCTATAAAGATATTAACCAATATTTGGATTATATGGATATTTTAGAAGTGGTGCAAAATAAATTTTCTACCACTTCTTACACTCTTTTAGAAGAGGCTTTAGAGGAGATTAGCGCGTGGCTCAAGCAATGTTTTCCTAGTATCACAAAGATTAGCATGGAGATCAAAAAGCCTCAAGCATGCCAACGCGCGCTTGTAGGGGTGCGCATGTGTAAAAACTTTGAAAGGAGTGAGCATGACTAA
- the plsY gene encoding glycerol-3-phosphate 1-O-acyltransferase PlsY → MENLLSFLTNINVIFYLIGYFVGGIPFGYWIVKMRYKVDITKEGSGGTGATNVVRVVKHLDSTRAKKLGTSVLVLDLLKGVFCVLLSKLAGLSYETQWMVAIMTILGHCYSPFLSFRGGKGVSTTMGAVLLLIPVESLIGLALWAFVGKKLKISSLASIAGVGLATLLIFMIPILHIHLPASINVDAQVGTRTPMVLIFLFTLYKHWPNLLNLFNGQEKKIL, encoded by the coding sequence ATGGAAAATCTTTTAAGTTTTTTGACAAATATCAATGTCATTTTCTATCTGATTGGATATTTTGTGGGCGGGATTCCCTTTGGGTATTGGATTGTCAAAATGCGCTACAAGGTAGACATTACTAAAGAGGGGAGTGGAGGCACTGGTGCCACTAATGTAGTGCGCGTGGTGAAACATCTTGACTCGACTCGAGCTAAGAAATTGGGCACAAGTGTGCTGGTCTTGGATTTGCTCAAGGGAGTGTTTTGTGTGTTATTGAGCAAACTCGCGGGGTTGAGTTATGAAACGCAATGGATGGTTGCCATTATGACTATTTTAGGGCATTGTTATTCACCCTTTTTGAGTTTTAGGGGGGGTAAGGGTGTGAGCACCACAATGGGGGCGGTGCTTTTGCTTATCCCAGTAGAGAGTTTGATTGGTTTAGCATTATGGGCGTTTGTTGGTAAAAAACTCAAAATTTCCTCTCTAGCCTCCATTGCGGGTGTGGGATTAGCAACCTTGCTGATTTTCATGATTCCCATCTTACACATCCATTTGCCCGCGTCCATCAATGTGGACGCGCAGGTTGGCACACGCACCCCGATGGTGCTCATTTTTCTTTTCACCCTCTATAAACATTGGCCTAATCTACTCAATCTCTTTAATGGACAGGAAAAAAAGATTTTATAG
- the lpxE gene encoding lipid A 1-phosphatase LpxE — protein MNRTKFKTIYSQSLPKSLPYKSIICFFLLFVIGAITPFPKIAKQPQVPLVFSTTEHYARFVPTIASFALPLLKRDVVGLIQIVHVSIATTIATHSLKWGLNNVVIFGRRLGERPSGSSKNMPSGHSSMIACALAFLVRRYGWVWLIFLPLAFLTMGARIYYNAHTIGALIAGFSVGVLCVLFLTNRFK, from the coding sequence ATGAATCGCACCAAGTTCAAAACTATTTATTCTCAGAGTTTGCCTAAGAGTTTACCCTATAAAAGCATCATTTGTTTTTTTTTGCTCTTTGTGATTGGGGCGATCACCCCCTTCCCTAAAATCGCCAAACAACCCCAAGTTCCCCTAGTTTTTAGCACCACTGAGCATTATGCGCGCTTTGTGCCCACCATCGCCTCTTTTGCTCTGCCCTTGCTAAAAAGAGATGTAGTAGGCTTAATTCAAATTGTGCATGTGAGCATTGCAACTACCATCGCCACACATTCTCTCAAATGGGGATTGAATAATGTTGTGATCTTTGGTAGGCGTTTGGGCGAACGCCCTAGTGGAAGCTCTAAAAACATGCCTAGTGGGCATTCCTCCATGATTGCCTGCGCTCTAGCCTTCTTAGTGCGCCGTTACGGCTGGGTGTGGCTGATCTTTTTGCCTCTAGCCTTTTTAACAATGGGTGCGCGCATTTACTACAACGCCCACACTATCGGTGCGCTCATTGCCGGTTTTAGTGTGGGCGTGCTGTGTGTTTTGTTTTTAACCAATCGTTTTAAGTAG
- a CDS encoding lipid A biosynthesis lauroyl acyltransferase yields the protein MSVRREWGIFCAHALKWGANALGWILAKLPHRAFVCCVRGLGFVMAKLDRRRYWDARANLDFVFPEMGRAQKEAIIRRGYDNLAFIVLESVRVVFLPQEIYQARFSRINQRHIFDALQEDGQAVMMGLHFGYWEAMGTYLAQFYPAQERGSLGKLTKLDPLNTMLIQRREAFGVRFINKIGAFKELLKIYNRGKGLVGILVDQNISPKEGVEVEFFGHKATHTTIASILSRRYNISIVAIAVDFNEDYSHYTATYYPPIRAKNTSNAQADILEATQAQATLSEQIIREHPESWFWFHRRFKSTHPEIYQRPT from the coding sequence ATGAGTGTGCGCAGAGAATGGGGGATTTTCTGCGCACACGCGCTCAAGTGGGGAGCAAATGCTCTAGGCTGGATTTTAGCTAAACTCCCTCACCGCGCCTTTGTGTGCTGTGTGCGGGGACTGGGTTTTGTGATGGCTAAATTGGATCGGCGGCGCTATTGGGACGCTAGAGCGAATTTAGATTTTGTGTTTCCTGAAATGGGGCGCGCACAAAAAGAGGCGATCATCAGGCGGGGCTATGACAATTTAGCTTTTATCGTGTTGGAGAGTGTGCGTGTGGTGTTCTTACCTCAAGAGATTTACCAAGCCCGCTTTAGCCGCATCAACCAACGCCATATTTTTGACGCGCTCCAAGAGGACGGACAGGCGGTCATGATGGGCTTGCATTTTGGATATTGGGAGGCGATGGGGACTTATTTAGCACAATTTTATCCCGCACAAGAAAGAGGATCTTTGGGCAAACTGACCAAACTAGATCCGCTCAATACTATGCTAATTCAAAGGCGCGAAGCCTTTGGTGTGCGCTTTATCAACAAAATAGGCGCGTTTAAAGAGCTTTTAAAAATTTACAATAGAGGTAAGGGTTTGGTAGGGATTTTGGTCGATCAAAACATCTCGCCCAAAGAGGGGGTTGAGGTGGAATTTTTTGGGCACAAGGCGACCCACACCACCATCGCCTCGATTTTATCCCGCCGTTACAATATCTCTATTGTTGCTATAGCGGTGGATTTTAACGAGGATTATAGCCACTACACCGCCACTTACTACCCCCCCATCAGGGCTAAAAATACCTCTAATGCGCAAGCAGATATCTTAGAAGCCACGCAGGCACAAGCCACCTTGAGCGAGCAAATTATTAGAGAACACCCTGAGAGTTGGTTTTGGTTTCATCGGCGTTTTAAAAGCACACATCCAGAAATTTATCAAAGACCTACTTAA
- the waaC gene encoding lipopolysaccharide heptosyltransferase I, whose product MKVGIIRLSAMGDVIVSAVFLPFLKQHYPHAQIHWFVDSLFAPLLKHSPYIDKLHILPYKQTLRTKNPLKIWRFLRSLREIESLDILIDMQGLFKSALLGAWLSKKAFIGFDRSSIREPLASFFYNHKVAIPYSAHILKRNQAVLEKGFSMLGACAWDNYLEQRHQAFYLPSCPTLKELNNPRPKVLFVLEASKPNKIYPWENFAQVGRALQNIGLEIVLLWHTHLDHAQALYNALKPHIATTLLPPLPLESVKTLVSSMHAVVGGDTGIVHLAWALQIPSVTLYGNTPKERFELKGKHHIALVGNAQANYSKKDFSIQNIPPQEVAQAILQVLKETP is encoded by the coding sequence ATGAAGGTGGGCATTATCCGCCTCTCTGCGATGGGGGATGTGATCGTGAGCGCGGTTTTCTTGCCCTTCCTCAAACAACATTATCCCCATGCCCAGATTCATTGGTTTGTAGATTCTCTTTTTGCCCCCCTACTCAAACACTCCCCCTACATCGATAAGCTCCACATTCTCCCCTATAAACAAACCTTGCGCACTAAGAATCCCCTTAAGATTTGGCGTTTTTTGCGCTCGCTCAGAGAGATCGAAAGTTTAGATATACTAATCGATATGCAGGGATTGTTTAAATCTGCTCTTTTAGGGGCGTGGCTCTCTAAAAAAGCTTTTATAGGATTTGACCGATCGTCAATCCGTGAGCCTTTAGCAAGCTTTTTTTATAACCATAAGGTGGCTATTCCTTACAGCGCACACATTCTCAAACGCAACCAGGCGGTGCTAGAAAAGGGTTTTTCTATGCTAGGCGCGTGCGCATGGGATAATTACTTAGAACAACGCCACCAAGCTTTTTATTTGCCCTCTTGCCCTACTCTTAAAGAATTGAATAACCCACGCCCTAAAGTTTTATTTGTGCTGGAGGCTTCTAAACCTAATAAGATCTATCCATGGGAAAACTTCGCACAGGTGGGGCGCGCCCTCCAAAATATAGGCCTAGAGATCGTGCTCTTATGGCACACACACCTAGATCACGCCCAAGCTCTTTATAATGCCCTCAAACCCCATATTGCCACTACCCTGCTCCCGCCTTTGCCACTAGAGAGCGTGAAAACCTTAGTTTCTAGTATGCACGCTGTAGTGGGAGGAGATACGGGCATTGTGCATTTGGCATGGGCTCTGCAAATCCCTTCTGTAACCCTTTATGGCAACACCCCCAAAGAGCGCTTTGAGCTCAAGGGAAAACACCATATCGCTTTAGTGGGCAATGCGCAGGCCAATTACTCCAAAAAGGACTTTTCGATTCAAAACATCCCCCCCCAAGAAGTCGCTCAAGCTATTTTACAAGTGCTGAAAGAAACTCCATGA
- a CDS encoding Ppx/GppA phosphatase family protein gives MAKITTVIDIGSNSMRMAIFKKTSQFGFYLLYELKSKVRISQGTYEHGGVLQKTPIKRALKALNEFKEIAEKYKSKKLLCVATSAVRDAPNAQEFIALVRKECGLRIKVIDGKKEAFYGGVACANLLHHKDGITIDIGGGSTECALIQEGKIVDLLSLNLGTIRLKELFFDKNAPLQSALDFIYKEFKKIPAHYKSDQVFGVGGTIRAIAKLAMRRSNYPIEVVHGYEMGVSEHLDFIHEIAQSSEARLEVLGVSEDRQDSIRSGALILWALLQHLNPEKIVASGVGVREGVFLSDMLRNHKHSFPKGINPSILSLLDRFLPHAKHSQEVKQVCVKLFEALRPLHCISEEYLYHLKIAGQLSSIGKVLNFYGAHKHAAYLALNALSYGFSHQERAIICLLVQFSQKKIPKDSNIAHISAIMPPILTLQWLSSILGLAEALCTTRVPKDITYTLKGKTLQIKSNKELYLCQEAIRKLNTPVSMDIEFL, from the coding sequence ATGGCCAAAATCACCACTGTTATTGATATTGGCTCGAATTCTATGCGCATGGCGATTTTTAAGAAGACGAGCCAGTTTGGATTTTATTTGCTCTATGAACTCAAATCTAAGGTGCGCATTTCTCAGGGCACCTACGAACACGGCGGGGTTTTACAAAAAACCCCCATCAAACGCGCCCTTAAAGCCCTCAATGAGTTCAAAGAAATCGCCGAAAAATACAAGAGTAAAAAGTTGCTCTGTGTAGCTACAAGTGCGGTCCGCGATGCGCCCAATGCCCAAGAATTTATCGCCTTAGTGCGCAAAGAATGCGGGTTGCGTATTAAAGTGATCGATGGTAAAAAAGAGGCCTTTTATGGAGGGGTGGCGTGTGCCAATCTCTTACACCATAAAGATGGGATCACTATTGATATTGGCGGAGGGAGCACAGAGTGCGCGCTCATCCAAGAGGGTAAGATCGTCGATTTGCTTTCCTTAAATTTAGGCACCATCCGTCTCAAAGAGCTCTTTTTTGATAAGAATGCCCCTTTGCAAAGTGCTTTAGACTTTATCTATAAAGAGTTTAAAAAGATCCCTGCGCACTATAAAAGCGATCAGGTCTTTGGAGTGGGGGGCACTATCCGCGCCATTGCCAAACTTGCTATGCGCCGTAGTAACTACCCTATCGAAGTGGTGCATGGCTATGAAATGGGGGTGAGCGAACACTTGGATTTTATCCATGAAATCGCCCAAAGCTCAGAAGCGCGCCTAGAGGTCTTGGGCGTGAGCGAGGATCGCCAAGATAGTATTCGTAGCGGTGCGCTGATTTTATGGGCGCTCTTGCAACACTTAAACCCTGAAAAGATTGTAGCTAGTGGGGTGGGGGTGCGTGAGGGCGTGTTTTTAAGCGATATGCTCCGCAACCATAAACACAGCTTCCCCAAAGGCATTAACCCCTCTATTCTCTCCTTGCTCGATCGCTTCTTGCCCCATGCCAAACACAGCCAAGAGGTCAAGCAGGTTTGTGTCAAGCTCTTTGAAGCACTCCGACCCCTGCATTGCATTTCTGAAGAATATCTTTACCACCTTAAAATCGCCGGACAACTCTCTAGCATTGGCAAGGTGTTGAATTTTTACGGCGCGCATAAACACGCCGCCTATTTGGCTCTCAATGCCCTTAGCTATGGTTTTTCGCACCAAGAAAGGGCGATCATTTGCCTCTTAGTGCAATTTAGTCAGAAAAAAATCCCCAAAGATAGCAACATTGCCCATATCAGTGCGATCATGCCCCCGATTTTGACCCTGCAATGGTTGAGCTCTATCTTAGGTTTAGCTGAAGCCCTTTGCACCACACGCGTGCCCAAAGACATCACCTACACCCTCAAGGGTAAAACTCTCCAAATTAAAAGCAACAAAGAGCTTTATCTCTGCCAGGAGGCGATCCGTAAATTAAACACCCCCGTTTCTATGGATATTGAATTTTTATGA
- a CDS encoding YfhL family 4Fe-4S dicluster ferredoxin, with the protein MSLLVSQECIACDACREECPTEAIDENDPIYNIDPDRCTECIGYSDEPNCVSVCPVDAIMPDPNNTESLEELQDKYQTLQDSEL; encoded by the coding sequence GTGTCTTTACTTGTTAGTCAAGAATGTATCGCCTGTGATGCGTGTCGCGAAGAGTGTCCCACAGAAGCCATTGACGAAAACGATCCCATCTACAACATTGATCCCGATCGTTGCACAGAATGCATTGGTTATAGTGATGAACCCAATTGCGTGAGTGTTTGTCCTGTAGATGCCATTATGCCCGATCCTAACAACACGGAAAGCCTTGAAGAACTTCAAGATAAATACCAAACACTACAAGACTCCGAACTCTAA
- a CDS encoding outer membrane protein has translation MAFKTTKSLAFMALMALGGSQVAQAETNGFFVGLGYQQGKAGNYSAPLSKGWNVYGMGVQVGGVGFANDWFGGRVYGFLDWNNSNQWGATNADKWNLYTYGGAADAIVNFIATEPFSMGIVGGIQLAGNTATFANVQHTAFQFLFNVGGRMRIMKHSAFEAGIKFPMVPENWGYVEKQKRHYAWYVNYVFTF, from the coding sequence ATGGCTTTTAAAACAACAAAGAGTTTGGCTTTCATGGCCTTGATGGCACTAGGTGGGTCTCAGGTAGCACAGGCTGAAACAAATGGCTTCTTTGTCGGTCTTGGTTACCAACAAGGTAAAGCGGGAAATTATAGCGCGCCTCTTTCAAAAGGTTGGAATGTTTATGGTATGGGCGTACAAGTTGGTGGTGTAGGTTTTGCCAATGATTGGTTTGGAGGTCGAGTCTATGGCTTTTTAGATTGGAACAATAGCAATCAGTGGGGAGCTACCAACGCCGATAAATGGAATCTTTATACCTATGGTGGTGCGGCCGATGCGATCGTAAACTTTATCGCTACTGAGCCTTTCTCTATGGGGATTGTGGGTGGTATCCAACTTGCCGGCAACACCGCTACCTTTGCAAATGTGCAACACACAGCTTTCCAGTTCCTCTTTAATGTGGGTGGTAGAATGCGCATCATGAAACACTCTGCTTTTGAAGCGGGCATTAAGTTTCCTATGGTGCCTGAAAATTGGGGCTATGTTGAAAAGCAAAAGCGCCACTATGCGTGGTATGTCAACTATGTCTTCACTTTCTAG